A DNA window from Massilia putida contains the following coding sequences:
- a CDS encoding branched-chain amino acid ABC transporter permease, with the protein MEIFGVPLQAMMSQLLLGLVNGSFYAMLSLGLAVIFGLLNVINFSHGALYMMGAFAAYIGVTSFGLNYWTMLVLAPLIVGAFGILIEKTMLRWLYQFDHLYGLLLTFGITLLLEGVFRSFFGVSGQTLDVPEALSGATDLGFMMLPNYRAWVVLASLVVCLATWFTIEKTRLGAYLRAGTENPKLVEAFGVNVPLMVTLTYGFGVALAGFAGVLAAPVINVTPLMGSNLIIVVFAVVVIGGMGSILGSIVTGLALGVIEGLTRVYYPEASEVVVFVVMVIVLLLRPAGLFGKER; encoded by the coding sequence ATGGAAATATTCGGCGTCCCCCTGCAGGCGATGATGAGCCAGCTGCTGCTGGGCCTGGTCAATGGTTCGTTTTACGCGATGCTGTCGCTGGGCCTGGCCGTGATCTTCGGCCTGCTCAACGTGATCAATTTCTCGCACGGCGCGCTGTACATGATGGGCGCGTTCGCCGCCTACATCGGCGTCACGTCGTTCGGGCTGAACTACTGGACGATGCTCGTGCTGGCGCCCTTGATCGTCGGCGCGTTCGGCATCCTGATCGAAAAGACGATGCTGCGCTGGCTTTACCAGTTCGATCATCTGTACGGCCTGCTGCTGACCTTCGGCATCACCCTGCTGCTGGAAGGCGTGTTCCGCTCGTTCTTCGGCGTGTCCGGCCAGACCCTGGACGTGCCGGAAGCGCTGTCCGGCGCCACCGACCTCGGCTTCATGATGCTGCCGAACTACCGCGCCTGGGTCGTGCTCGCCTCGCTCGTCGTGTGCCTGGCGACCTGGTTCACGATCGAAAAGACGCGGCTGGGCGCCTACCTGCGCGCCGGCACGGAGAACCCGAAACTGGTGGAGGCGTTCGGCGTCAACGTGCCCTTGATGGTGACATTGACGTATGGTTTCGGCGTCGCGCTGGCCGGCTTCGCGGGCGTGCTGGCGGCGCCCGTCATCAACGTCACGCCGCTGATGGGTTCCAATCTCATCATCGTCGTGTTCGCCGTCGTCGTGATCGGCGGCATGGGATCCATCCTCGGTTCCATCGTCACCGGCCTGGCGCTGGGCGTCATCGAGGGGCTCACGCGCGTGTATTACCCGGAAGCGTCGGAAGTCGTCGTGTTCGTGGTGATGGTGATCGTGCTGTTGCTGCGTCCCGCCGGCCTGTTCGGCAAAGAACGATAA
- a CDS encoding ABC transporter ATP-binding protein — MTPALEIDNLQAWYGESHILHGVSLSVQPGEVVTLLGRNGAGRTTTLRAIMGLTGTRTGSIRVNGVEAIRLPTHRIAHLGIGYCPEERGIFSSLSTEENLMLPPRLAGQDVGMSVAEIYEMFPNLYERRHSQGTRLSGGEQQMLAVARILRTGARLLLLDEISEGLAPVIVQALAKMITTLKAKGYTIVMVEQNFRFAAPLADRFYVMEHGRIVTTIAAAELQTSMPALTELLGV; from the coding sequence CGGCACTGGAAATCGACAACCTGCAAGCCTGGTACGGCGAATCGCACATCCTGCACGGCGTCAGCTTATCGGTGCAGCCGGGCGAGGTCGTGACCCTGCTGGGCCGCAACGGCGCCGGCCGCACGACCACGTTGCGCGCCATCATGGGCCTGACGGGCACGCGCACCGGGTCCATCCGCGTCAATGGCGTCGAGGCGATCCGCCTGCCCACGCACCGCATCGCCCACCTCGGCATCGGCTATTGCCCGGAAGAGCGCGGCATTTTTTCGTCGCTGTCGACGGAGGAAAACCTGATGCTGCCGCCGCGGCTGGCCGGGCAGGACGTCGGCATGTCCGTCGCCGAGATCTACGAGATGTTCCCGAATTTGTACGAACGCCGCCACAGCCAGGGGACGCGCCTGTCCGGCGGCGAGCAGCAGATGCTTGCCGTGGCGCGCATCCTGCGCACCGGCGCGCGCCTGCTGCTGCTGGACGAGATCTCGGAAGGGCTGGCGCCCGTGATCGTGCAGGCGCTGGCGAAGATGATCACGACGCTCAAGGCGAAGGGCTACACGATCGTCATGGTGGAACAGAATTTCCGGTTCGCGGCGCCGCTGGCGGACCGGTTTTACGTCATGGAACACGGCCGCATCGTCACGACGATCGCGGCCGCGGAACTGCAGACCAGCATGCCGGCCCTGACCGAGCTGCTGGGTGTTTGA
- a CDS encoding branched-chain amino acid ABC transporter permease produces the protein MNKTLAWGIALAVALAAPFVGYPVFLMKLLCFGLFACAFNLLIGYTGLLSFGHAAFFGGAGYVTGHALTVLGLPFEVSLVLGVLASAALGLVMGLLAIRRQGIYFAMITLALAQMVYFAALRAPFTHGEDGLQGVPRGKLLGVLDLGNDVTLYFVVLAICVGGFALIVRTVHSPFGQVLKAIKENEARAISLGYDVDRYKLVAFVLSAALAGLAGATKTVVLGFETLTDVHWTMSGLVILMTLVGGMGTLAGPILGAFLIVALENKLGDLGNFLAETTHVEWFASLGESVGIVTGFIFVACVLLFRRGIVGEIAAALSRGGRRRAAA, from the coding sequence ATGAACAAAACGCTGGCCTGGGGGATCGCACTGGCGGTGGCGCTGGCGGCGCCGTTCGTCGGCTACCCCGTCTTCTTGATGAAGCTGTTGTGCTTCGGCCTGTTCGCCTGCGCATTCAATTTGCTGATCGGCTACACGGGCTTGCTGTCGTTCGGCCACGCCGCGTTCTTCGGCGGCGCCGGTTACGTTACGGGACACGCGCTGACGGTGCTCGGGCTGCCGTTCGAAGTGTCTCTCGTGCTGGGCGTGCTGGCGTCCGCCGCGCTGGGTCTCGTGATGGGTCTGCTGGCCATCCGCCGCCAGGGCATTTATTTTGCGATGATCACGCTGGCCCTGGCGCAAATGGTGTACTTCGCCGCGCTGCGCGCGCCGTTTACGCACGGCGAGGACGGCCTGCAGGGCGTCCCGCGCGGCAAGCTGCTGGGCGTATTGGATCTCGGCAATGACGTCACCTTGTACTTCGTCGTGCTGGCGATCTGCGTGGGCGGCTTCGCCTTGATCGTGCGCACGGTGCACTCACCGTTCGGTCAGGTGCTGAAGGCGATCAAGGAAAACGAAGCGCGCGCCATTTCTCTGGGCTACGACGTGGACCGCTACAAACTCGTCGCCTTCGTGCTGTCGGCCGCGCTGGCGGGCCTGGCCGGCGCGACGAAGACCGTCGTGCTCGGCTTCGAGACGCTGACGGACGTGCACTGGACGATGTCCGGCCTCGTCATCCTGATGACCTTGGTCGGCGGCATGGGCACGCTGGCCGGGCCGATTCTGGGCGCCTTCCTCATCGTCGCACTGGAGAACAAGCTGGGCGACCTGGGGAACTTCCTGGCCGAGACGACGCATGTAGAATGGTTCGCATCACTCGGAGAATCCGTGGGCATCGTCACCGGCTTTATCTTTGTTGCCTGCGTGCTGTTGTTCCGACGGGGCATCGTCGGCGAGATCGCGGCGGCACTGTCACGCGGAGGACGCCGGCGCGCAGCCGCATAA
- a CDS encoding ABC transporter substrate-binding protein: protein MKTAIAFTVATLAAGLSASAQAQISGDTIKIGLITDLSGVYSDIDGNGGAEAVRMAIADAGGAINGKKIQFIVADHQNKPDIAASKAREWFDREGVDMLIGGTNSGAALAMAKVAAEKKKVFIAIGSGSAQLTNEQCSPFTVHYAYDTVALARGTGATMVKQGGKTWYFLTADYAFGQSLEKDTTDVIKANGGSVLGSVKHPLGASDFSSFLLQAQSSKAQVLGLANAGGDFINSVKAAKEFGLMSKMKIAGLLVFINDIHTLGLPTTQGLYLTDAWYWDLNNDTRAWSKKYFAKMKKEPSSLQAADYSATMNYLNAVKAIGTDDGEKVMAQLKKTKINDMFAKNAEIRPDGRMVHDMYLMQVKTPAESKAPWDYYKVVATIPGAQAYTTKAETKCAAWK, encoded by the coding sequence ATGAAAACAGCGATTGCCTTTACGGTTGCCACGTTAGCCGCCGGTTTGTCCGCCTCGGCCCAGGCCCAGATTTCCGGCGACACCATCAAGATCGGCCTGATCACGGATTTGTCGGGCGTGTATTCCGACATCGACGGCAACGGCGGCGCCGAAGCCGTGCGCATGGCGATCGCGGATGCGGGAGGCGCCATCAACGGCAAGAAGATCCAGTTCATCGTCGCCGACCACCAGAACAAGCCGGACATCGCCGCCAGCAAGGCGAGGGAGTGGTTCGACCGGGAGGGCGTCGACATGCTGATCGGCGGCACGAACTCCGGTGCCGCCCTGGCCATGGCCAAGGTGGCCGCGGAAAAGAAAAAAGTGTTTATCGCCATCGGGTCCGGCAGTGCGCAGCTGACCAATGAACAGTGCTCGCCGTTCACCGTGCACTATGCCTACGACACCGTCGCGCTCGCGCGCGGGACGGGTGCCACGATGGTCAAGCAGGGCGGCAAGACGTGGTATTTCCTCACCGCCGACTACGCTTTCGGCCAGTCGCTGGAAAAGGACACGACCGACGTCATCAAAGCCAATGGGGGGAGCGTGCTGGGCAGCGTCAAGCACCCGCTGGGCGCGTCCGACTTTTCGTCGTTCCTGCTGCAAGCGCAATCCTCGAAAGCGCAAGTGCTGGGGCTGGCGAACGCCGGCGGCGACTTCATCAACTCCGTCAAGGCGGCGAAGGAATTCGGCCTGATGAGCAAGATGAAGATCGCGGGCCTGCTCGTATTCATCAACGACATTCACACCTTGGGTCTGCCGACGACGCAGGGCCTGTACCTGACGGACGCCTGGTACTGGGACCTGAACAACGACACACGCGCCTGGTCCAAAAAATATTTTGCAAAGATGAAGAAGGAACCGTCGTCGCTGCAAGCGGCCGATTACTCCGCCACGATGAACTACCTGAACGCCGTCAAGGCGATCGGCACGGACGATGGCGAGAAAGTCATGGCCCAGCTTAAAAAGACCAAGATCAACGACATGTTCGCGAAGAATGCCGAGATCCGCCCGGACGGCCGCATGGTGCACGACATGTATCTGATGCAAGTCAAAACGCCGGCCGAGTCGAAGGCGCCTTGGGATTACTACAAGGTCGTGGCCACGATCCCCGGTGCCCAGGCGTACACGACCAAGGCCGAGACGAAGTGCGCGGCCTGGAAGTGA